A single region of the Amphiura filiformis chromosome 7, Afil_fr2py, whole genome shotgun sequence genome encodes:
- the LOC140158019 gene encoding NACHT, LRR and PYD domains-containing protein 12-like encodes MASNSNDNLMQELQERERHDVTTDEAAGNESSSTTLMPASIHGEKVSVIEQQTNVSGDQKILTGDNYQAQTMNVFVGDKGYNSRPVLSLKTIRRQLMEEYRETRSKLPLLPGMPEEFAKMEDIFVDLEIIEQDKNPSRVIGKNLKSYGDLVCIERNKENSQDNELVKRILVRGKPGIGKSTTISKLAYDWAYNKQDSPMLKFELLFVITVNEIDTDTDLIGVIQDQLLPKVSRQNLEELIQSNANSVAILFDGYDEATIHFDRCKDIKNVLCSKWLAGACVIVTTRPNLVGKFSQVYGPYLQVEIIGFSEKAREKYVNKFLRFRKNANEEKGNDENEKNVSGGVGGGGGGVGGGGVGWWWWWWWWWCCCCCWS; translated from the exons ATGGCAAGCAACTCAAATGACAACCTGATGCAGGAATTACAAGAACGAGAGAGACATGACG TAACTACAGATGAAGCAGCAGGAAACGAATCCTCCTCAACAACACTCATGCCAGCATCTATTCATGGTGAAAAGGTCAGCGTGATAGAACAACAGACAAATGTCTCAGGTGATCAGAAGATCCTAACAGGAGACAATTACCAAGCACAGACTATGAATGTGTTTGTCGGCGACAAAGGATATAATTCAA GGCCAGTTCTCAGCTTAAAAACGATAAGGAGGCAGTTGATGGAAGAATACCGTGAAACAAGAAGTAAGCTACCTCTGCTACCTGGTATGCCAGAAGAGTTTGCCAAGATGGAAGACATCTTTGTCGACCTAGAAATCATTGAACAAGATAAGAATCCATCTAGGGTTATAGGTAAAAACCTTAAGTCGTACGGTGACCTTGTATGTATTGAAAGAAATAAGGAAAACAGCCAAGATAACGAATTGGTAAAACGCATTCTAGTAAGGGGAAAGCCCGGGATTGGGAAATCAACCACAATATCCAAACTAGCATATGATTGGGCATATAACAAACAAGACTCGCCTATGTTAAAGTTTGAGTTATTGTTTGTCATCACAGTAAATGAGATTGATACCGACACAGATCTAATTGGCGTCATTCAAGACCAATTGTTGCCTAAGGTTTCTAGGCAGAATCTTGAAGAACTTATCCAATCCAATGCTAATTCAGTGGCCATTTTGTTTGATGGATACGATGAGGCTACCATTCATTTTGATCGATGTAAAGATATTAAAAATGTGTTGTGTAGCAAATGGCTGGCTGGAGCGTGCGTAATTGTAACTACTCGGCCTAACCTAGTCGGCAAATTCTCTCAAGTCTATGGCCCATATCTACAAGTTGAAATAATAGGTTTCTCTGAGAAAGCTCGAGAAAAGTATGTTAATAAGTTCCTGCGATTTAGGAAAAATGCTAATGAGGAAAAAGGTAACgacgaaaatgaaaaaaatgttagtggtggtgttggtggtggtggtggtggtgttggtggtggtggtgttgggtggtggtggtggtggtggtggtggtggtgctgctgctgctgctggtcCTAA